One segment of Paenibacillus rhizovicinus DNA contains the following:
- a CDS encoding DHA2 family efflux MFS transporter permease subunit, with the protein MSNHSNAVAAEEGAPFSMKAIMGPLMAIVVGMIMVILDSTVMNIALPTLMEDFGSSVNTMQWSITAYTLALSAVIPLAGWLTDRFGAKQIFLITIFLFAAGSLLCSFAATPEQLIIYRIIQGVGGGMVQPIGMAIIFKLAPPNKQGAVMGMLGIPMMLGPALGPVLGGYLLEYATWHWIFLINLPIGVIAILVGLRYLPKVERRSVPALDFWGMLLAPIAFSTLSYAVSEGGKDWGSANTIVSLIVGVVALVAFIFVEFRHKQPLLELRVFKSTDFTIGIITSWLMFMALFGSFLFVPMYMQQVFHYAPLKTGFMILPQVAMTGLFMPIGGKLFDKFGARAVCVVGIAFVAAGMFYMSQIQADSGAGYVITATMIMGVGMGLSMMPVNTHILKAAPRRLVDRVTPLTSAAQQVVVSFAVAGLASYLSTRVADHLATSKGDKGVSLVAAFGDTFFIAGCIAVAGALLAIALRKPKASEGDSAEGVHTPVMMGH; encoded by the coding sequence TTGTCTAACCATTCGAATGCAGTTGCTGCCGAAGAAGGCGCGCCGTTCTCGATGAAAGCGATTATGGGCCCGCTGATGGCGATCGTCGTCGGTATGATTATGGTTATTCTCGACAGCACGGTCATGAACATTGCATTGCCGACCTTGATGGAGGATTTTGGATCCTCCGTTAATACGATGCAATGGTCGATTACGGCTTACACGCTGGCGCTTTCCGCGGTCATTCCGTTGGCCGGGTGGCTGACGGACCGGTTCGGCGCGAAGCAGATTTTTCTGATTACGATCTTCTTGTTTGCGGCGGGCTCGCTGCTTTGTTCGTTTGCCGCGACGCCTGAACAACTGATTATCTACCGCATTATTCAAGGCGTCGGCGGAGGCATGGTGCAGCCGATCGGCATGGCCATCATCTTCAAGCTGGCGCCTCCGAACAAACAGGGCGCGGTCATGGGGATGCTCGGCATTCCAATGATGCTCGGCCCGGCGCTCGGTCCGGTGCTGGGCGGATATTTGCTGGAATACGCGACATGGCACTGGATTTTCTTGATTAACTTGCCCATCGGCGTTATCGCGATTCTGGTTGGTCTCCGTTACTTGCCGAAGGTGGAGCGCAGAAGCGTGCCGGCGCTGGACTTCTGGGGCATGCTGCTTGCGCCGATCGCGTTCTCCACGCTTTCTTATGCAGTCAGCGAGGGCGGCAAGGACTGGGGATCCGCGAATACGATCGTTAGCCTAATTGTGGGCGTCGTGGCTCTGGTTGCGTTCATCTTCGTCGAGTTTCGCCACAAGCAGCCGTTGTTGGAGCTGCGCGTGTTTAAATCCACGGACTTCACGATCGGCATTATCACGTCTTGGTTAATGTTCATGGCATTATTCGGGTCATTCTTGTTCGTGCCGATGTACATGCAGCAGGTGTTCCATTATGCGCCGTTGAAGACCGGCTTTATGATTCTGCCGCAGGTCGCGATGACGGGCCTATTCATGCCGATCGGCGGCAAGCTGTTCGACAAGTTCGGAGCCCGCGCCGTCTGCGTCGTCGGAATCGCCTTCGTGGCGGCAGGCATGTTCTACATGTCGCAAATCCAAGCCGATTCGGGCGCGGGATACGTCATCACGGCGACGATGATTATGGGCGTAGGCATGGGGTTGTCCATGATGCCGGTGAATACGCATATCTTAAAAGCCGCTCCAAGACGGCTCGTAGACCGGGTAACGCCGCTTACTTCGGCTGCCCAGCAAGTCGTCGTTTCGTTCGCCGTGGCAGGATTGGCAAGTTACCTGAGTACGCGGGTCGCCGATCACTTGGCCACTTCGAAGGGCGATAAGGGCGTTTCGCTCGTGGCCGCCTTCGGGGATACGTTCTTCATCGCGGGCTGCATCGCGGTTGCCGGCGCCTTATTGGCCATTGCATTGCGGAAGCCGAAAGCCTCGGAAGGCGACAGTGCGGAGGGCGTCCATACCCCCGTTATGATGGGGCACTGA
- a CDS encoding S-layer homology domain-containing protein yields MLIVSRAKKLAAVATATATIFGVAAMPTLHVAQAADADTGVDSEWQALQQKLSGIKGEWTDQSYAGVFNSTMPDTALLGNGDVGVTSGGGQGYKTFYISKGDFWNGNPNPSLVALGGVSIKPTKVEQSDNLALGAVATASSTHENLGPDRTVNGLWSTGYEGWVTPVITGGTPQWIQLDLGESKTIARYVVKHDAAARAGQEVNDTKSFIFQTSDNGTDWTDMDTVTGNTDNVTDRNITPVTARYVRLYITEPTQGTTPDSVQNPRVRIGQIELYGPAKNLALGAVASASSTYQNLNPDRTVNGQWTTGYEGWVTPVITGGAPQWIQLDLGESKTIARYIVKHDGAARAGQEANDTKGFIFQTSDNGTDWTDADTVTDNADKITDRNITPVTARYVRLYITAPNQGTTSDSVQNPRARIGQIELYASAGTGEVVSEPQAPFHEEEDILNAQIGTDMSIGGVPVTMNTWEAADRNVVVTDLTSLGDKPVSLEVSTWTGALSPKPTLTTNAGLDGDTMWATRETAPGDKYWVSRAALATRIIGIEGNAVRSVSDSTAKTVFELQPGQQVRIVTAVGGGGQNPTTHLEDAKNLAAAQDSSALDALYASHLDWWKNYWLESHVNLNDAVLEKYYYGALYIMGSTSRPGKVASGLYGVWATTDSPNWSSDLHLNYNAMAPFYGVYSSNRSELAEPYFDAILDYVPEAERRAKEDLSRVNPTYIASRFPTGGMEGGVLFPVGIGPYGSTTDDNYHEQVANSLFAVTQFIAYYDYTQDKTFLENRAYPFMKLVGEFFENYLEWDAEANQYVIYAGHNEDSWSKNSSPDLGLLKYLLSGLIKASETLQTDADKRADWEQILTHLPEQPTTQYHGKTVYALAEPGTSTYDDFRPGDNTVVLEFVHPGEVLGIRSDAAERQIAIDTLDAMNSWGNDNSFPKVFTQAARVGYPAQSLIDKMKQQINQKLGKNLRIIDPFHGIEKSGAIEAINNMMMQSQDGIIELFPVWPAGKDASFTRLREKGAFVVSAAKNGDEVSNVEITSEAGNPVKLDNPYATDSVQVTEEGGARISAAVTDGIISFATEKGKTYSVSPGNEEGQPEGPANTAPVIEQVAPIAKTAGQQIDFTVQGTDADGDTIAYSSDSLPDGATLDAASGRFQWNSAVAGTYSVVITATDANGASSSITVSISVTNPVSQPPSTGSQPTGSQSTEPPNGSTVTQGTIQADVKPDAQGKASVQVTASSLEQAVKEAQQGAITVDVRPAGKADAIEVHLPAEQLKALLQQGGIESLTIKDGLTSISLSNEQLQGMISSGGDILTITIAKAAVTDQETSERIGDNPTVNIKADIDGKAAGIEGDGVRTSIGYTLKAGESPETIVLYEITEEGKLRIVKDAWYDPTTGTIALNAQLSGSYAVMPNKVTFNDLDLVDWARASINALASREIVRGYGSGTFAPNGEVTRAEFIQMLVNALGLSRAGSIEPLKDVNAGDWYYDAVTTARQLGIVQGRNDGTLGADEPITRQDMAVLIYRAGRLNDWFPAGSGSMTFNDGSAISEYAVQALEALNEAGLVHGYSDGTVGPLRSATRAETAVLIYRMLTSASASTAGAASQL; encoded by the coding sequence ATGTTGATAGTATCGAGGGCGAAGAAGCTTGCAGCCGTTGCTACCGCTACGGCTACCATCTTTGGCGTGGCGGCCATGCCGACTCTTCATGTGGCTCAGGCAGCGGATGCCGATACGGGCGTCGATTCCGAATGGCAAGCGCTCCAGCAGAAGCTTTCCGGGATTAAAGGCGAGTGGACCGATCAGTCCTATGCCGGAGTGTTCAATTCGACAATGCCTGATACTGCACTGCTTGGAAACGGCGATGTCGGCGTGACTTCGGGCGGCGGACAAGGCTATAAGACGTTTTATATTTCTAAGGGGGACTTCTGGAACGGAAATCCCAATCCTTCGCTTGTCGCTCTTGGGGGCGTTTCGATTAAGCCAACCAAGGTAGAGCAATCGGACAATCTCGCATTGGGTGCGGTTGCTACTGCCAGCTCGACGCATGAGAACCTTGGGCCGGACCGAACGGTCAATGGTCTATGGTCGACTGGCTACGAGGGTTGGGTGACGCCGGTCATCACGGGCGGGACGCCTCAATGGATTCAGCTCGATCTGGGCGAATCGAAGACAATCGCCAGATACGTCGTCAAGCATGACGCGGCGGCCCGGGCGGGACAGGAAGTGAACGATACCAAAAGTTTTATTTTCCAAACGAGCGATAACGGCACCGACTGGACCGACATGGATACGGTTACCGGCAACACCGACAATGTTACCGATCGTAATATTACGCCGGTCACGGCACGGTATGTGCGGCTGTACATCACGGAGCCTACGCAAGGCACGACGCCGGATTCCGTGCAAAATCCGCGAGTGCGGATCGGTCAGATCGAGTTGTACGGGCCGGCGAAAAACTTGGCGTTGGGCGCGGTCGCCAGTGCCAGCTCCACCTATCAGAATCTAAATCCGGACCGCACGGTCAACGGTCAATGGACGACCGGCTATGAAGGCTGGGTAACGCCGGTCATCACGGGCGGGGCTCCTCAATGGATCCAGCTTGATCTGGGCGAATCGAAGACGATCGCCAGATACATCGTCAAGCATGACGGAGCGGCTCGGGCGGGACAGGAAGCGAACGATACGAAGGGTTTTATATTCCAAACGAGCGACAACGGTACCGACTGGACGGACGCGGACACGGTAACCGACAACGCGGACAAGATTACGGATCGCAATATCACGCCAGTGACGGCACGATACGTGCGGCTGTATATTACGGCGCCGAACCAAGGCACGACGTCGGATTCCGTGCAAAATCCGCGGGCGCGGATCGGTCAGATCGAGTTGTATGCCAGCGCGGGCACCGGGGAAGTCGTTAGCGAGCCGCAGGCTCCTTTTCACGAAGAAGAGGACATTCTGAACGCGCAGATCGGCACGGATATGAGTATCGGCGGAGTTCCGGTGACCATGAACACCTGGGAGGCTGCCGATCGGAACGTCGTCGTGACGGATTTGACTTCCCTCGGGGACAAGCCGGTATCTCTGGAAGTGTCGACTTGGACGGGCGCCTTGTCGCCAAAGCCGACGCTCACGACGAATGCGGGCCTTGACGGCGATACGATGTGGGCCACCAGAGAAACCGCGCCCGGCGATAAGTACTGGGTATCGCGAGCGGCATTGGCAACGAGAATCATTGGTATAGAGGGCAATGCCGTACGTTCTGTTTCCGACTCTACGGCGAAGACGGTATTCGAGCTTCAGCCGGGACAACAGGTGCGTATCGTGACGGCGGTCGGAGGGGGCGGACAGAATCCGACCACTCATCTGGAGGATGCGAAGAATTTGGCGGCGGCTCAGGACAGCAGCGCGCTGGATGCTCTATATGCGAGCCATCTGGACTGGTGGAAGAACTACTGGCTGGAATCTCACGTTAATCTAAACGATGCGGTGCTGGAGAAATATTATTATGGCGCCCTGTACATCATGGGCTCAACGAGCCGGCCAGGGAAAGTAGCCTCCGGACTGTACGGCGTCTGGGCGACAACGGATTCGCCCAACTGGTCCAGCGATCTCCATCTGAACTATAATGCGATGGCTCCTTTCTACGGCGTCTATTCCAGCAATCGCTCGGAGTTGGCGGAACCTTACTTTGATGCCATTCTCGATTACGTGCCGGAAGCGGAGAGAAGGGCGAAAGAGGATTTGAGCAGGGTAAATCCGACTTATATCGCAAGCCGCTTCCCGACCGGCGGGATGGAAGGCGGCGTCTTATTCCCGGTAGGCATTGGACCATACGGTTCGACCACGGACGATAACTACCACGAGCAGGTCGCGAACTCCTTATTTGCGGTTACGCAATTCATTGCTTATTACGACTACACGCAGGATAAGACGTTTTTGGAAAATCGCGCTTACCCGTTCATGAAATTGGTTGGCGAGTTTTTCGAGAACTATCTCGAGTGGGACGCGGAAGCGAACCAATACGTTATCTACGCGGGTCATAACGAAGATTCTTGGTCGAAGAATTCGAGTCCTGACCTTGGACTGCTGAAATATCTACTGTCCGGTCTCATTAAGGCGAGCGAAACGCTTCAGACGGATGCCGATAAGCGGGCGGATTGGGAGCAAATCCTAACGCATCTGCCGGAGCAGCCGACGACTCAATACCACGGCAAGACGGTCTATGCGCTGGCCGAGCCGGGCACATCGACTTACGATGATTTCCGCCCGGGCGACAACACGGTCGTGCTGGAGTTCGTTCATCCCGGCGAAGTACTTGGCATTCGTTCGGATGCCGCCGAGCGTCAGATTGCGATCGACACCTTGGATGCGATGAATTCGTGGGGCAATGACAACAGCTTCCCGAAGGTGTTCACCCAGGCGGCCAGAGTCGGTTATCCGGCGCAGAGCCTTATTGACAAGATGAAGCAGCAAATCAACCAAAAGCTAGGCAAAAACTTGAGGATCATTGATCCGTTCCACGGCATCGAGAAGTCCGGCGCCATCGAGGCGATCAATAATATGATGATGCAGAGTCAGGATGGCATTATCGAGCTATTCCCGGTCTGGCCGGCAGGCAAGGATGCAAGCTTCACGCGATTGCGCGAGAAGGGAGCGTTCGTCGTCTCTGCCGCTAAGAATGGCGATGAAGTATCGAACGTCGAAATTACGAGCGAAGCCGGCAATCCGGTCAAATTGGACAATCCGTATGCGACCGACAGCGTGCAGGTGACGGAAGAAGGCGGAGCCCGCATTTCCGCTGCGGTAACGGACGGCATTATTTCCTTCGCTACCGAGAAAGGCAAAACGTATAGCGTATCTCCTGGCAATGAAGAGGGCCAACCGGAAGGCCCGGCAAACACGGCGCCGGTAATTGAGCAGGTCGCTCCAATTGCCAAAACCGCCGGTCAGCAGATTGATTTCACGGTTCAGGGTACGGACGCGGACGGGGATACGATTGCTTACAGCTCAGACTCCCTGCCCGATGGAGCGACGCTCGATGCGGCTTCCGGCCGGTTTCAGTGGAATTCGGCTGTTGCGGGTACTTATTCCGTAGTAATTACAGCTACGGATGCGAACGGTGCATCGAGCTCTATCACGGTGTCCATTAGCGTGACTAATCCAGTGAGTCAGCCGCCATCAACAGGGTCGCAGCCAACTGGATCGCAATCGACCGAGCCGCCTAACGGCTCTACCGTAACGCAAGGCACCATTCAGGCTGATGTCAAGCCGGACGCGCAAGGGAAAGCATCCGTCCAAGTGACGGCGTCGTCGCTGGAGCAGGCCGTTAAAGAAGCGCAGCAAGGGGCGATCACGGTGGATGTCCGGCCGGCCGGGAAGGCAGATGCGATTGAAGTGCATTTGCCGGCCGAACAATTAAAAGCGCTTCTGCAGCAAGGCGGCATTGAATCGTTAACGATCAAAGATGGGCTGACGTCGATCTCCTTGTCTAACGAACAATTGCAAGGAATGATCTCGTCGGGAGGGGACATCTTGACGATTACGATCGCTAAGGCAGCCGTGACCGATCAGGAGACGAGCGAACGGATCGGCGACAACCCGACGGTTAATATCAAGGCCGATATCGACGGCAAGGCAGCCGGTATCGAGGGAGACGGAGTCCGTACGTCCATCGGCTACACGCTTAAGGCGGGAGAAAGTCCCGAGACGATTGTGCTGTATGAAATTACTGAGGAAGGCAAGCTCCGGATCGTGAAAGACGCATGGTACGATCCGACGACGGGGACGATCGCGTTAAACGCGCAGCTATCCGGGAGCTATGCGGTCATGCCGAATAAGGTGACTTTCAACGATCTCGATCTCGTCGACTGGGCACGGGCCAGCATCAACGCTTTAGCGTCGCGGGAAATCGTTCGAGGCTACGGCAGCGGCACATTCGCGCCGAACGGAGAAGTCACGCGCGCCGAGTTTATCCAGATGCTCGTAAACGCACTCGGCTTATCGAGAGCCGGCAGCATCGAACCGCTTAAGGACGTGAACGCGGGCGACTGGTACTATGATGCGGTTACGACTGCCCGGCAGCTTGGCATTGTACAAGGGCGTAACGACGGTACCTTGGGCGCGGACGAACCGATCACCAGGCAAGATATGGCCGTTCTGATCTACCGAGCCGGACGGTTGAACGATTGGTTCCCTGCCGGCAGCGGCAGCATGACATTCAACGATGGCTCGGCGATATCCGAGTACGCGGTTCAAGCGTTGGAAGCCTTGAACGAAGCAGGACTCGTCCATGGTTACAGCGACGGCACCGTTGGTCCTCTGCGTTCCGCGACCCGGGCGGAAACCGCCGTACTCATTTATAGGATGCTGACATCAGCATCGGCATCGACTGCAGGAGCGGCAAGTCAATTATAA
- a CDS encoding sulfurtransferase: MNHIISLKWLLARMYESDIVIVDCRFQLGKPDFGREAYEASHIPGAVYLDLEKDLSAPVEEHGGRHPLPDITALTIALSRVGISNETRVIAYDDQGGAMASRLWWLLKYLGHEQAYVLDEGYTAWQNAGYPVNAEQKVLIPARYLATVQHNLLIEMDEVREKLHDPNVTLIDSRDGARYRGEIEPLDKAAGHIPGAINRLWSEGKGEGGRWKSAEEQAARFEGLDKNRETIVYCGSGVTACPNVLALQEAGFSNVRLYAGSWSDWISYEGNPIATGEE; this comes from the coding sequence TTGAATCATATCATATCGTTGAAATGGCTGCTGGCCCGCATGTATGAGTCCGACATTGTTATCGTCGATTGTCGTTTCCAGCTCGGCAAACCGGATTTCGGGCGCGAGGCTTACGAGGCGTCCCATATTCCGGGCGCGGTGTACCTGGACCTGGAGAAGGATTTGTCTGCGCCGGTGGAAGAGCATGGCGGGCGCCATCCGTTGCCGGATATTACCGCGCTGACGATTGCATTGAGCCGGGTTGGCATTAGCAATGAGACCCGCGTTATTGCATATGATGACCAAGGCGGAGCCATGGCATCGCGTCTGTGGTGGCTGCTGAAGTATTTGGGCCATGAGCAGGCTTACGTGCTGGATGAAGGCTACACGGCTTGGCAGAATGCGGGCTATCCCGTGAACGCGGAGCAGAAGGTGCTTATTCCCGCCCGCTACCTGGCTACCGTACAACACAATTTGCTGATCGAGATGGACGAAGTCCGCGAGAAGCTTCATGATCCGAACGTGACGCTGATTGATTCCCGTGACGGAGCGCGGTACCGCGGCGAAATCGAGCCGCTCGACAAAGCAGCCGGCCATATTCCAGGCGCGATTAACCGCCTATGGTCCGAAGGCAAGGGAGAGGGCGGCCGGTGGAAGAGTGCGGAAGAGCAGGCAGCGCGGTTCGAGGGATTGGACAAGAATCGCGAGACGATCGTATACTGCGGTTCCGGCGTGACGGCTTGCCCGAACGTGCTGGCATTGCAGGAAGCGGGATTTAGCAATGTACGGTTGTATGCGGGGAGCTGGAGCGATTGGATTTCGTATGAGGGGAATCCGATAGCGACCGGCGAGGAATAA
- a CDS encoding MFS transporter → MRKLLILGCLSYLAIGFGHVAVGAVMEQLVLKYGVNYEAGGQLIMNQFLGFLAGVLLAPWLIRRVGRRFSIVLAFVGFAVAETGYALEPDWAVMLGLALIAGFGFGLGETCIGALVIEILEERKASAMSLLEVFFGIGALVLPAAAAWLILQGYWLWTFGSVAALGSVVLALWLLLPLGEAEAYMGKGLRQGGAMAAEVGAGAGVDSGTRAAAETAAGSVEAPKTAKVQGTGYSRGGMTLLLLGAAFFAVYVGLEMSFTNYLPAIMSRKSGLSESAATISLSLYWAAISFGRLFVGRITGRMGYRNFLLVCCLCAAAVFTGLALVDQAAAVIGLIVVTGLAMAGMFAIGLVYVNEAFPDKIDRTTSILISCGGLGGALLPKVTGWLLDSFDVNRAMWQFFACSVIMLLLMGLVSREQGRLKRRRKGLVEQRNG, encoded by the coding sequence ATGCGTAAACTACTAATACTCGGCTGTCTTTCCTATCTGGCCATCGGCTTCGGGCATGTTGCGGTGGGCGCCGTGATGGAGCAGCTTGTTTTGAAATACGGGGTGAATTACGAGGCTGGCGGGCAGCTGATCATGAATCAGTTTCTCGGCTTCCTGGCAGGGGTGCTGCTTGCGCCTTGGCTGATTCGGAGAGTCGGACGGCGTTTCTCGATCGTGCTGGCTTTTGTCGGATTCGCCGTCGCGGAAACAGGCTATGCGCTCGAACCGGACTGGGCAGTCATGCTGGGATTGGCGTTGATCGCGGGCTTCGGCTTCGGATTGGGCGAAACGTGTATCGGCGCCCTCGTGATTGAAATATTGGAGGAGCGAAAGGCCTCTGCGATGTCGCTGCTGGAGGTATTCTTCGGTATTGGAGCGCTCGTGCTCCCGGCGGCTGCGGCATGGCTGATCCTGCAAGGCTATTGGCTGTGGACCTTTGGTTCCGTGGCGGCGCTCGGTTCGGTCGTATTGGCGCTGTGGCTGCTCCTGCCGTTAGGCGAGGCGGAGGCGTACATGGGGAAAGGGCTTCGGCAAGGTGGCGCTATGGCTGCCGAAGTTGGAGCCGGAGCCGGTGTCGATAGTGGTACCCGTGCCGCAGCGGAAACGGCAGCAGGCTCAGTCGAAGCGCCGAAGACCGCCAAGGTTCAGGGGACCGGTTATTCCCGAGGGGGAATGACGCTGCTGCTGCTCGGCGCTGCGTTCTTCGCCGTCTATGTCGGACTCGAAATGAGCTTCACGAATTACTTGCCGGCGATCATGTCGCGAAAATCGGGTTTGAGCGAATCCGCGGCAACGATCAGCCTCAGCCTGTACTGGGCGGCCATATCCTTCGGGAGACTGTTCGTAGGGCGGATCACGGGGCGGATGGGTTATCGGAACTTCCTGCTTGTCTGCTGCTTGTGCGCGGCGGCCGTGTTCACAGGGCTGGCGCTCGTCGATCAAGCGGCAGCCGTCATCGGGTTGATCGTAGTGACTGGCTTGGCGATGGCGGGGATGTTCGCAATCGGTCTCGTCTACGTCAATGAAGCTTTTCCGGATAAAATAGACCGCACCACGAGCATCCTCATCTCCTGCGGCGGTCTAGGCGGCGCATTGCTGCCGAAAGTGACGGGCTGGCTGCTCGATTCCTTTGACGTTAATCGGGCGATGTGGCAATTCTTCGCTTGTTCGGTCATCATGCTGCTGCTTATGGGACTCGTATCGCGGGAGCAGGGGAGACTCAAACGGAGGAGGAAGGGTTTGGTCGAGCAAAGGAATGGATAG
- a CDS encoding GNAT family N-acetyltransferase produces the protein MSNFRPAAEQRFNVIPLSEALAEQLTTWRYEPPFDFYNWTTWQVMLELGMEFGDPDIRNRQYAAVTDADGLFIGFAQFFPLLGLTRIGLGLRPDLCNNGLGVPFVQAILAEAMRRAPDDEIDLEVHTWNVRAIRTYQRAGFVITDTYAKQTQAGIVDVYCMCYLPDESG, from the coding sequence ATGTCCAATTTCCGCCCCGCTGCCGAGCAACGCTTCAATGTGATCCCCCTGTCGGAGGCCCTTGCCGAACAGCTGACCACTTGGCGGTACGAGCCGCCTTTCGACTTCTATAACTGGACGACGTGGCAAGTGATGCTGGAGCTTGGCATGGAGTTCGGCGATCCCGACATCCGCAATCGGCAGTATGCCGCCGTAACGGACGCGGACGGCCTCTTCATCGGCTTCGCGCAATTCTTCCCGCTGCTTGGGCTCACGCGGATCGGACTTGGCCTTCGCCCGGACCTATGCAATAACGGGCTCGGCGTCCCTTTCGTTCAAGCCATCCTCGCGGAAGCGATGCGCAGAGCCCCCGACGACGAGATCGATCTGGAAGTGCACACGTGGAACGTACGCGCGATCCGTACCTACCAGCGGGCAGGTTTCGTCATTACCGATACGTATGCGAAACAGACCCAAGCCGGCATAGTCGACGTTTATTGCATGTGCTACCTTCCGGACGAGTCGGGATAG
- a CDS encoding DUF378 domain-containing protein — MKVLNIISLIVLILGGINWLIVGIFEYDVVSEIFDGSDSVGAKIVYIIVGVAALYSLSFFSKVASDE; from the coding sequence ATGAAAGTTTTGAACATCATCAGCTTAATAGTGCTCATTCTCGGCGGGATTAACTGGCTAATTGTGGGGATTTTTGAGTATGATGTCGTTTCGGAGATTTTTGATGGGTCGGATTCCGTAGGAGCCAAAATCGTGTATATCATTGTCGGTGTGGCCGCGCTGTACAGCCTGTCCTTCTTCTCGAAGGTCGCCTCAGACGAATAA
- a CDS encoding 4a-hydroxytetrahydrobiopterin dehydratase: protein MAKLEKLATEAADAAIASLAGWTRQDEKWIAGSYRFVSFPAAIAFVSQIAEVAEAMNHHPFIGIDYKKVTLRLTTWHAGGLTELDIRSAERYNEVYQASIAGQR from the coding sequence ATGGCAAAGCTGGAGAAGTTGGCGACCGAGGCGGCGGATGCCGCGATTGCGTCATTGGCGGGCTGGACGCGGCAGGATGAGAAATGGATCGCAGGCAGCTATAGGTTTGTCAGTTTTCCTGCTGCGATCGCCTTCGTGTCGCAAATTGCCGAGGTCGCGGAAGCTATGAATCATCACCCGTTTATCGGCATCGATTACAAGAAAGTGACGCTGCGGCTCACGACTTGGCATGCAGGAGGCTTGACGGAGCTGGATATCCGGTCGGCCGAGCGGTATAACGAAGTATATCAGGCGTCGATTGCCGGGCAACGGTAA
- the motA gene encoding flagellar motor stator protein MotA has translation MEKSTIIGIALGLVAVLLGMTLKGAPIENLLNPAAFTIIIVGTAASLFIGFPLDELKKFPKLIKMIFVQQKLLPRERVIALFMEWATITRREGLLALESKVDEIEDTFLRNGMRMIIDGNDQDLVRDVLLEDIAATEERHRAGALIFSQAGMYAPTLGVLGAVIGLIAALADMSDMGKLAHAIAAAFVATLLGIFTGYVLWHPISNKLKRLSKNETELRLMMVEGLLSIQSGVSTIAINQKLSVFLTPTERYQLSQRGAEAVEQKA, from the coding sequence ATGGAAAAATCTACAATTATTGGTATTGCGCTCGGGCTCGTTGCCGTCCTGCTCGGTATGACGCTTAAGGGAGCGCCAATCGAGAACTTGCTCAATCCGGCAGCATTTACCATCATTATCGTCGGAACAGCGGCCTCGTTATTCATCGGATTCCCGCTGGACGAGCTCAAGAAATTTCCGAAGCTGATCAAAATGATTTTCGTTCAACAGAAACTGCTCCCGCGCGAGAGAGTCATCGCGTTGTTCATGGAGTGGGCAACGATTACTCGCCGCGAGGGATTGCTTGCCTTGGAATCGAAAGTCGATGAAATCGAAGATACATTCCTTCGCAACGGCATGCGCATGATCATTGACGGCAATGACCAAGATCTTGTTCGCGACGTCCTTCTCGAAGACATCGCCGCGACGGAGGAACGCCACCGCGCCGGCGCGCTGATTTTCTCGCAGGCCGGCATGTACGCGCCGACGCTCGGGGTACTCGGGGCCGTTATCGGTCTGATCGCGGCACTGGCGGATATGAGCGACATGGGCAAGCTCGCGCATGCCATCGCCGCGGCTTTCGTTGCTACTCTTCTAGGTATATTCACCGGGTACGTATTGTGGCACCCGATCTCCAATAAGCTGAAGCGCTTGTCCAAGAACGAAACCGAACTCCGCCTGATGATGGTGGAAGGCCTCTTGTCCATTCAATCCGGCGTATCGACGATCGCCATCAACCAGAAGCTGTCCGTATTCCTGACGCCGACCGAACGTTATCAACTGAGTCAGAGGGGAGCGGAAGCGGTTGAGCAAAAAGCATAA